AGACATCTTACCTTTTCCTCTTTCCTGCTATGTGTGGCTCATCCTACTACCCACGTTTGTCTGGGATGGTTCTTCACTGTGGAGGGGGCGCACATTAGGCCCATATTTGTGTGTctgaggagacattcctcctcggacgtcttttAAAACAAACTGGGCTCCACAGGATTGGGCCATGAGCTTTACCTTTGGGTCGTGGTTGGGCTCCGTgcggggcccaaggcccattgttggctttgggaattttacccctaCAGGTGTCATATCTCATCAatacatattaattaatttagcaCTTATActtttttatagatataataaaatttaaaactcttTTTGGTATAGACATGATTTAAACTCAAAATCtgttaattaataaataaaaatccctATTTTATGTtcaaccacatttttttttatttcattagcATTCATTTATAGGAAATTAAAACTTAATAGATATTGCTAATCATTACGTATGCcaaaacaattttgttatttttttttatatatttttaaattactagTTTATAAGTTTATTATTACAcacctcattaaaaaaaaaaaaaaaaaaaaaaaaaaaaaaacaaaacaaaacaaaacaaaacaaaaaaaaaaaaacaaaaaacaaacaaaatgaataCTTCACatgtaaaagttaaaaaatgacACCCTGTACGAAGCACATGGTTCAATAAGAGGTAGAAAGgtgtataagaaaaaaatatctttgTAAAATGATTTGGTGGGATGCatcattgattttgatgttgGAGTTGAAAGATTCCCTCTACACACCTTTCATTGCCATCATACATGATCAAACAATTGAACATTAAAGTcgatttaaatttataatataatttgtaataCGATCAAAGTGAggctttcttcctttttttctccaTATAGTTTGGAGTCTAAAGAAAATTTGCCTACCTAGCCTCTACTCCGTTGTccaaaacaattaattgaatgaaataattatGCCTATCCTTCATAATACTGAATAGAAACCATCAGTCTCAAAATTACTTTATACTCTATTGATTGTGATATGccatgtgttttatttttattttttatattttaaattagttattttataggttaaataaaatgaatacaTCATAACAAATTAGGATTAGTGACGTATAAAATGGAATAGAAATAGTGGTTTTGTATTCCATAACACCACCATAGGTAATAAAGACAAACACAAATTATCTTTCAATTCCTGCCATTTATTTATAAGAAGGGAAAATGATCCATGATCGCAAAAGCCAAAACATACATGCTAATTGGCCACCATTTATTTCAAAgtgcttagcaatatatatatatatatatgggaaagGCTTCTATCTAGTGACCAGTTTCACTAGACACGCTAGGATACGGATACGGATACATATCCAAAATTGGACACGTGTTCACATCTCAACCTGTCCAATGAAACTGGTCACTGGACACAAGCCCAGCcctatagatatatatatatatatatatatatatattatataaaagcaACTATTCCTATGAAGATTATATTTGGAATGGAGTGTTGACatatactaatattttaaaacaatttgaTTGGCACAAGGTTCAAAGCTGTTTTCTTACTCGTAGTAAGGCTAGGACCAGCTTCCTCTTCCATATTGATATCTTCCTCTTTCATCCCATCAGGTAATTTCCAATTGAAACAATATAAAAGATTTGCAAGTGCAAGCTCAATTGTTGTTGTTGCCATATACATCCCAGGACAACTTCTTCGACCAGATCCAAATGTcaataactcaaaattttgaccTTTATAATCAATGGAGTTATCCATGAACCTTTCTGGGATGAATTCTTCTGGGTTTTCCCAGTATTTAGGATCTCGTCCTATTGCCCAGACATTAACTTGTACTAACATTTTTGGGTAAATGTCATAACCATTGATCTTAAAGTGTGACATGGTTTCTCTTGGAAAAAGTAGAGTTCCTGGAGGATGCAATCTAAAAGTTTCTTTAACTATCATCTTTAGATAATGAAGGTGGTCAGTGTCACTTTCAGTGACTTTCCCTTTATTTCCAATGAAATTTCTAACTTCATCTTGTGCTTTTTTCATCAATCTGGGGTTCTTAGCAAGCTCTGCCATCGCCCATATCATGGTAATTGCACCAGTGTCAACTCCACCTGAAAATATATCCTAATAAACAAATATAGTAATAGGTAAGTAGATGAACATGGGCTAATTTGATaaggttaaaaataaataaataaataaaaacatgggATTAATAAAAGATTGGCAGCTTACGAAGAGGACTGCCTTAATGTTATGTTTTGTGAACCAAGCAGCATCGCCAGACTCAGCCTGCTCCCTTTCAATTCTCAATAGCACATCGATAATGTCTTCATGCTCTAGTTTTGTCCTCTCAGGATCAAGGTGGAGATCAATGACCTGTTGGAATAAAGTATCCAACTCATGAAAAACCCTTTCAAGCCTTTTAAATCTACCAGAGAAAGTGTCTATAATCCATCCCACGAAGGGAAAGAATTCAGATGCATTGTAGCTTCCTATCATGGACACTACCTTATCAACCACTGCTTGAAACCGTTCATTGTCTAAACCACTCCCACGGAAACTCTTACCAAAACCAATCCTAAAAGTTATACTTGCATTGAGGGCAAATAGCTTCTCAGAAAGATCAATAGGGGTTGCAGAAGATGCATAGTGAGATATAGAATCCACAAGCAAAGCAACTTCTTCTTCCCTAATGAACTGATAGGATTGCACCCTCTTCATGCAAAAAAGCTCAAGAACACATATTTTCCTTATCTTTCTCCAATAATCACCATAAGGTGAAAAAGCCATGTCTCTATAATTGTAGGAAAAAACTTTAGTGCAAGCTAAGGGAGTTCTATTGCAACAAGCACGATCATGATCTTTTAAGACTTCTCTTGCTGCCTCAGCAGAAGATATTATGACAATTCTTATGGCACTAAGTTGAAGGAGCATCACAGAGCCATATTTCTTGGAAAGTTGCCACATAGATTGGTGAGGCAACACACCAAGTTGGTGCAAGTTACCTATAATAGGGAGCTTAGGAGGGCTTGGTGGAAGGTTCTTTGAACTCCGCTCATCCATCTTTTTTTTCATGAGCAATAGAAGAGGGAGAATAAGGAGAAGAGGAAGCCATAAAGGTATGGTATCAAGAGCCATTGAAGCTATATCTTTTATGTCAAGTTAGTAAGTATCCTCTAAAATTGTTCACCTATAAATAGTCCGAGATACcagattgaaccaaaaaaaaaaaaatctgtatgtAAGTTTTTTGTCCTCATTAGGTGGTATGATAtacttaaaaaggaaaaatattgcTTCACACTATTTCTTACACTCCGGTATACTACATCACATTTGCATGCGcgatgtacacaattttttcaatttttacactctAGCTAGTATATACTACATTCACACTTGCATGAGTGTAATATGATTActgtaaggactaaaatgggaTTAGACCCAAAATAGGATTGGGTTCTAGCCCAagcggcccaaacaataaatttgtagagcgtggatgaaagaactagatctactccagaagaaaaacgattaaatttggtaatttaagaTTGTTAGACAAACGTAAGATGGGAAAATCACTCCTCGGAGTAACTCGAGTGATTCGTATTATATTGTAGTTGTTAAACAATACGATCATACAAGAGTTCACAGTCTTCTTtccaaaatttcttgatttttttcaatCCCCTATTTTAGTACATCTTTCCATGCTATATACTCCAGtcttggtatcatccctaccatacacgtgtaggttagatttgGGAAACTCCTTGCTGTCTCATCCAGTACTTCctagaaccatcaactagtagctgtaaggctgcttgatcactgtttaggcatcacttccacattaatgcggctagagagttggttggaagttatttaatgcggaggtagcagctttttgaagatatttgttgcccttCTCCTTTCTTATCCCTTATCCGATGTCTAACTCTTAGTGATGATGTAACTCCATGATGATATGGCACTTGTACTGACCTCGGACACTTGTTGCTGAGATGGATTTTATCCTCAGATGCTCGTTGAACTTATCTCATATTATCTCTACTCCTCTCTTTACTCCGTTCTCCTTATAAACTTATCTAGACCTCCTCGAATGGTCTAACGTCCTTGGATTGGGTCATAGGCCCAGTTAGCACTGCCTTAACAGTACCTCCtgattaactggcccccacaatagcctctcaaaatcttgcttttcaACTCCTCGGGAGGAAATATTGATTTTGACGTCCTCAGCCTATTTCGTTTATGGCCCTATTCCGTATTCCTGACCTCCTATATGTCTTTTTACCTGCTTAAGGAACGCTCCTGGCGCTTCGGTGTCCAGAGCGTGccagcattaaattttggcgacACCCCTAtcccccacgttcaacggtaaAATGTAAATCTAACGGTGGAGGGTTTTTCTTGTTTCACAAGAGGGAACTTTCCCGCTTGTAATTTCTGCGCTACtataaatagtttttcaaatcaattctttttcttactttcaaCAATCACACAATCCTAGAGCTTATACActgaacctctctctctctttcattttcctGCGCATCTACAAATACTAGAATTTGTCCAAGGACCCTTTTTTAAACCTGTAAGTCTTCTTAAAACcattttagctttcattttaaactcattAATTTTTCTTCGAAACCTCTTAGGAAAAtgggtgtgtttggttgagtccgaggagggtATGAGAAGTTTCAGGACTAAGTATAGGATCCCACCAATAGTAGGCATGAGGTACGCTACCCAGGGGGAGTGGGTCGGTGCTAGGAAAACTGGAGAGGTtgtcattcccatgattgccttcatagagggagggatgaccatTCCTATGGGTACCATCACTAGAAATTACCTTAGGTTTTTAGGTTATCTCCCATACAGTGTGCCCTaaatatgtttagggtcttGGGGAGTATAGAAGCTTTAAACGAGAGAATGAACCTAAACCTAACCCACCACGATGTGAATTGGGTATACAATCTGCACAATTTGAAGGGGCAGGGATATTACCTCAAGTCAAGGTATCCCAAAATAAggctaatccagtgcctccccacttcaaacaaaaatttgaaagaggatttccttatcttttcGAATGGCACGACGGCCTACCCTATCCAATGGaggagggagaaccaggtgggggtATAGCCGTAGATTCATAAATTTTAgtttacatttcttttttatgtcTCAATATTCTTGTTACTAATGAAACCCCATTCTAATTCAATGATTTTGCAGACAAGCGTGCTACCAAACCCAAGCTCAGCTTAGTCAACAAAGCGAGCTTGGACAGGATATTACAAGCCGAGGTGTATGTGAACGAGGCTGACGGTCAACTCTGAGCAGCCCATTTAATCCTTGGATACACACCCCTCTCATTTGCTTTCCAAGCCCCTAAGTACGTGATCAAAGCTCGGGACCCTCGGCTCCACcatatcagtgttgcctaccaAGGGTTCATCGTTCCAAAAGGTGTTCCACTTCCTAAAGACACTCCGCGCACCCAACCACTTTTTGTGGCCACTCCTTCAATTGGAGCATCCTCATCTTAGGCCATTCtcgaggaagaggaagaaggaaaagaataagGAGAAAGAAGCCCAGAAAAGGTTGTGGACTTGTCAGACTCCTCGGACGAATTCGAGGTTTTTAACTAGACTCTATCCCCCGAGAACGTATTTGACAAAATGGGTGTCCAAAGGAAACCCCAAAGGAGTTTAATGGAGCTGATAGAAAATCAGCCTGGAAAAGGTGCACCAGGGAAATCTACACAATCTCAGATTCCCCCCTCCTCTTCCCAAATCTCCTCCTCCTACTCGTCACCAACCTCAACCAATTAGACCCGAACCTGATGATCCCAAAAGGAAAATGGAGCAGAAAGGGAAAGATGTGGTTGACGCTGGAAGATCCCGTTCGACCCGGGAAGATGAGGCCCAACGAGCTGCGAAGCAGCAAAAGGTTAGCCACACATCACATCGGGGCCTGGAGAGATCGGACACTCAGCCTTCAAAGCCATGAGCTCCTAGCACCCATGCACGGCGAGGAGCCCCTGAGGGATGATGCAACACTCAGGGACTTCAACGGGGGCATTGGGTGCCATGTTGCCACGGCCATGGAGGAGGCCTTGCTGCTCCCAAAAGATATGTCCGACTTGCGGAGCATGAGGAAAAATGAGGTCTTCCTCAACGGTAAAAGATATTTAGGCATGGTAAAATGttaaccccatttttttttttttttaatcattatttgtAGACATATACTTTTTGTTGGCTATGGTATTAATCCTTTTCTTTTAGGTTGTCCAAGCCACTTTCAGGCTGGAGGAGATTACCAATAACTACTACCAGTAGTTAGAAGATGAAAGGAAAAGACGAACGTCAGTTGTGCAAACACTTACAATTGCTGAAAATAATAATGTTGAACTAAAGAAAAAGCTGACCGAGGAGGAGCATGCTCGCCGTAGTGCTGACTCGGCCTTAGAAGGTGCATAGAGGCAAGCCGAGGACCAGAGGAAGTGCCTACGCGAGACAACTAACCAATTAACTGCTGCCAGGGAACAAATGGCAGCGCTCAAGAAGAACTTGAGGAAGCCCAAAGGCTAAAAGATCAAGCTGAAAAGTCCAAGGCTGAAGCTGAGAAGGCAAGGGCTGAGGCCGAGAAGGTTAGGGATGAGGCCGAGCAGAAGGGTTACGACCTTGGAGTAGCTGAGACCGAGGAAGCCCTTAGGGCAGAGGCTCCAGCTGTATGTTGCATTTACTGTGCCCAGACTTGGGATGAAGCCCTTAACcaagctggggttgaggcttcttcTGAGCTGAGGAAACCTGAAAACGTATTCTACCCTTCTACCATACGAGTCTTGGACCTTCCTTCTGCTCAAGATGAAGGGGCTTCTACAGTGGCTAATCCAAGTAAAGAAGCACGGCCTCAGGACCTTCCTCTTCTCAGCAAGCAAGGGCCAGCAAAAGAGCCCGGTACTTCCCAAAAAGtatcctcggacaaggctgcAGTTGTTCCAGAGGTAAGAGTAGCTTCCCAGGGCTTCTAGAAAGACTTGGCTTCAATTGTCCTGCCCACCGAGGGAGCCTCCAAAGATAAATAGGGGACAACTACCTCAGAGGCAGATAACCCAGCCAACAAAACCTCCAAGCTTCAGATCAAGTTGAAAAAATAAGCCATCCTTTGTAATATGATTATGACTTTTGTAAGGGATTttgtcccctttttttttagacatattttaatgaagtatGTATTTTTAACGTCTTGAATTCGTTTGAGTtattattcatttcatttttattttatcggTTTTGTTACTTTGGTTTTGAATAGTTCTCATCTTGATCGCCCTTTGtttgtacaaaagaaaaaacatagtTTACACATGTTTTTAATTGGCAGTTACAATGGACGATAACCATTGAATCTGTAACATTACATAGACATATTTTGAATACATGTATATCTATTCTAACAAGCTTAACCCCAAGTAAACATCCAAGCgtttgataaagttaaatctgaAGTGCCCCAGTATGCTCTAAATGATGCTCATAGGCTTATTAAGGTTTATATCTTTACTAGGTGATCACTAACTTTGTGATCCGAGAATGGAAAGTAAGGGTTTACTCCCTTTAAGTGCTCAAATTCGCGTTGGACTAGCATTTTAATAGTATGAGGGTGTATTAATTTCTATTGAACTTGTTTAGGggttcaatagatgtcatagggtattaatttccactaagtttgtggtctgaggaacctgacataacttagtttctgtttaatacttcaataggtgtcatagggtattaatttccactaagtttctggtccgaggaacctgacataacttagtttctgtttaatacttaatagatgtcatagggtattaatttccattaagtttgtggtccaaggaacctgacataacttagtttctgtttaatacttcaatagatgagGAAACACATGACATATGATTGGAACAAATTAAAGGGAAACTAAACAGgactatttttattaataataatacctttttaaattgtttacattccaagggtggagtacagctttttcatctagatcttcCAAATAGTAGACACCTATTCCTACCACCGAAGTGATccgatatggtccttcccaattaggccccaatTTTCCCTAGGTTGGGTTCTTGGTGGTTCCCAGAACTTTCCTCAGTACCAGATCTCCTACAGCCAAAGGCCTCAGCTTTACATTGGtatcataaccttgcttgagcttatgctggtagtaagccAGTTGGACCATCGCATTCTCCCTTTGCTCTTTGATCAAATCCAGACTCCTTTCCAACAACCCATCATTGCCGCCCGGGGTAAAAGCGCTAGTTCTCAATGTTGGGAAACCAGTTTCCAGAGGGACTACGGCCTCGGCTCCATATGTCATTGAGAAAGGGGTCTCTCCTGTTGATCACCAAGGCGTTGTTCGATACATTCAAAGGACATGTGGTaattcctccacccattttccctttgcgTTATCCAACCTTTTTTTAAGTCCACTCACTATAACCTTATTGACAGCTTCAGCTTGCCCATTCCCTTAAGGATAAGTCGGAGTGGAATACCTATTCTTTATCCCCAAGTCAGAACAGTATTGCCTAAAGGCTTTGCTATCGAACTGAAGGCCATTATCCGAAATAAGGGTATAGGGAACCCCGAATTGAGTAACGATATTCTTCCAAATAAACCTTTTAACATCAACGTCCCTGATATTAGTCAAAGGTTCAGCTTCGACTCACTTAGTGAAATAATCCGTGCCGACTAGCAGATACTTTTTGTTCCCTAGTGCTTTAGGAAAAGGACCTACAATATCTAAACCTCACTAAGCAAAAGGCCAAAGGCTGGAAAGAGGATTAAGAACTCCTCCAGGTTGGTGGATGTTTGGAGCGAATCTCTGACATTAGTCACATTTTCTAACGTACTCttgtgcttctttctgcatatttggccaccagtatccttgagtAATAGCCCGGTGAGATAGGGATCTTCCCCCcatgtgacttccacaaattccttcatgtaatTCCTCTAAGAGTGACTCTGATGTCTCGGGATGTACACAAAGCAAATATGGCCCAGAAAAAGAACGTTTATACAACTTTCTGTCCTTGGACAACCAAAACCAAGGAGATTTCCTTcatattttctcagcttctggtTTCTCTTCAGGCAATATATCCCTTTCGAGGAATAATAgtatagggtccatccagctcggcCCCAAATTAACTTGATAGATCTGGAGCAAATCTTTCCTCATTGGGGTGGGAATGCACAAATCCTTGACAATTATCACTCGGGGCAAATTCTGTGCCGAGAAGGTGGCGAGGGTAGCCAAGGAATCTgcatgggtattttcacctctgGGGATATGTGACAAATCGAAGGATTCAAATTTCGTTTGTACACTCCTAACCTGACCCAAATATTCCTGCATTCTTGTATCTCGAGCTTCCAATTCCCCTTTTACCTGACCCACGATCAGTCTTGAATCTGAGAACATTTCCACTGCCTTTTCACCCATTTTCTGGAATATTGTCATTCCCATCAGCAAAGCTTCATATTCCGCTTCGTTgtttgtagccgagaatccCAGCCTCAAGGACTTTTTAATGATGATCTTTTCGGGGGATaccagaactagccccactcctgCTCCCCATTGGTTTgctgctccatccacatataCTTTCCAGGATAAGGTGTCCTACGTGAAGATTAAACCaactgatttttcatccatgtcatGTCGCTTCACCTCTGCTTCTTCTAGAAGTTCAGTAAACTCGGCTACTAGATCGGCGAGGACCTGGCCTTTCACAGACGTACGAGGCATATATTTGATGTCGAAAGCCCCTAGAATTGTGCCCCTAGAATtgtgccccatttagcaatcctcccaGTATAATTTGCACTTCAAAGTATGGACTTGAGTGGTAATTGAGTTAGAATCACCACGGTGTGTGCTTGAAAATAATGGGGGAGTTTTCGTATAGCATGTACTACTGCCAAGATAGCCTTTTCCAGCGATAAATACCGcacctcggcttcatgaagTGACTTACTTACGTAGTAGACTGGTCTTTGGATACCACTGTCTTCTCGTATCAGAACAAAACTTATTACATGGGAGGCTACCGCTAAAAAGGCAAACAGGACCTCATCAAcctcaggactggacatgataggtggccgaGATATGTACTCTTTCAACTGCTGAAACGCTACAGCACATTCCTCAGTCCATTCAAATCATTTCCATTTATgcagtaaaaggaaaaagggtctGCACCTATCAACTGACCTAGATATAAATCGGTTCAAAGCAACGGTCATCCCTGTCAGTTTCTGCACTTCcttgggattccgaggtgctTGTAAGCCAttaatggccttaatctgatctggattcacctcaattccccttTGAGTCATCATGTAGCCCAAGAACTTTCCAGAGCCTACACCAAATGAACACTTTGAAGCATTCAAACGTAACTTGTGTTTTCTCAGAATTCCAAAAATGTTCGCAAGATCTCCTACATACCCAGACACCACTTTGctctttacaaccatatcatcgatatagaCTTTAATGTTCCTGCCCAATTGTGGTTCGAACATCTTAGTCATCATTCGTTGATAAGT
This genomic stretch from Quercus lobata isolate SW786 chromosome 3, ValleyOak3.0 Primary Assembly, whole genome shotgun sequence harbors:
- the LOC115982400 gene encoding cytochrome P450 71B34-like, whose translation is MALDTIPLWLPLLLILPLLLLMKKKMDERSSKNLPPSPPKLPIIGNLHQLGVLPHQSMWQLSKKYGSVMLLQLSAIRIVIISSAEAAREVLKDHDRACCNRTPLACTKVFSYNYRDMAFSPYGDYWRKIRKICVLELFCMKRVQSYQFIREEEVALLVDSISHYASSATPIDLSEKLFALNASITFRIGFGKSFRGSGLDNERFQAVVDKVVSMIGSYNASEFFPFVGWIIDTFSGRFKRLERVFHELDTLFQQVIDLHLDPERTKLEHEDIIDVLLRIEREQAESGDAAWFTKHNIKAVLFDIFSGGVDTGAITMIWAMAELAKNPRLMKKAQDEVRNFIGNKGKVTESDTDHLHYLKMIVKETFRLHPPGTLLFPRETMSHFKINGYDIYPKMLVQVNVWAIGRDPKYWENPEEFIPERFMDNSIDYKGQNFELLTFGSGRRSCPGMYMATTTIELALANLLYCFNWKLPDGMKEEDINMEEEAGPSLTTSKKTALNLVPIKLF